Proteins co-encoded in one Gossypium arboreum isolate Shixiya-1 chromosome 11, ASM2569848v2, whole genome shotgun sequence genomic window:
- the LOC108473576 gene encoding U-box domain-containing protein 33-like isoform X1 yields the protein MDQMTDTAETIYVAVGKAVEESKHTLLWALQNLCPTKVCILHVHQPASLFNSSRMNFTASRLHQQEIGKKILYRIMNDYLLICGQKSVEAAKLNIEMDDAGKGIVELIRDQSIKKLVMGAAADKHFSEGMTDLKSEKAQYVELHAPPSCKIWFICGGQLVHRRPLVENGQSNLSSSASSSSYWTGSNKVASSSDPSVSGTLGESPDWLEFNEGSGDDKVFENLEQALFTAEKSNQEAFEKLDRLLKAEKDALNAVVSQANEMKSSYIGELRRRKEIEAMHRKQNEELEQVTQQRDQARKIARTHKLLLESRGAKSDHVKVLEAKLSSAMEQLQIYQRERDDLRTKLERTCNSIEDHSTKQEEGSSNVHMQQFFSEFSVAEIHDATEDFDPSFKIAEGAYGSVYRCTLRHTEVAIKVLHQNSLQGPLEFQEEVDILSKLRHPNLVTLIGVCPEIWALINEYLPNGSLEDRLGPRDSTPPLSWQTRIHIATEICSTLIFLHSSKPQRIVHGNLKPGNILLDTNFGCKLSDFGVCHVLSSLENSNNMTDIGRKFPYLDPQFFNTRTLTPSSDIYSFGIILLQLITGRPPLSIIEDVQHAVNGKRLNDLLDPSAGDWSYVEAEQLTRWALRCCDTNRSRRPDLASEVYKVLEPIRNTIGPLSTFHAGSGELRQPPDSFFCPISKEIMTDPHVAADGFTYELRQIRRWLDGGHNTSPCTNIPLAHRNLIPNHALRSAILEW from the exons ATGGATCAAATGACTGATACTGCTGAAACCATATATGTTGCAGTTGGAAAAGCCGTAGAAGAAAGCAAGCACACTCTGTTATGGGCATTGCAGAATCTTTGTCCCACAAAAGTTTGCATTCTTCATGTTCATCAGCCTGCTAGTTTATTCAACTCGA GTCGTATGAATTTTACGGCAAGCAGGCTTCACCAACAGGAAATTGGAAAGAAGATTCTATATAGGATCATGAACGATTACCTTCTAATTTGTGGTcaaaaaagt GTAGAAGCGGCAAAACTAAATATAGAGATGGATGATGCTGGAAAGGGGATTGTTGAGCTAATTCGTGATCAAAGTATCAAGAAACTTGTCATGGGAGCAGCAGCTGACAAACATTTTTCAGA GGGCATGACTGATCTCAAATCTGAAAAAGCTCAATATGTGGAGCTACATGCGCCACCTTCCTGCAAAATTTGGTTCATTTGTGGGGGGCAACTCGTCCATCGAAG GCCACTTGTTGAAAATGGACAATCAAACCTGAGCAGCTCTGCTTCAAGTTCTAGTTATTGGACAGGCTCTAACAAAGTGGCTAGCAGTTCTGACCCATCTGTGTCTGGGACACTAGGGGAGAGTCCAGACTGGCTTGAGTTCAAT GAGGGAAGCGGTGATGATAAAGTCTTTGAAAATCTAGAACAGGCCCTATTCACCGCTGAAAAATCAAATCAAGAAGCATTTGAGAAGTTGGACCGGCTTCTGAAAGCTGAAAAAGATGCTCTCAATGCTGTAGTAAGCCAG GCAAATGAAATGAAAAGTTCATACATTGGAGAGTTAAGACGCAGGAAGGAAATTGAAGCAATGCATAGAAAACAGAACGAGGAGCTTGAACAAGTCACGCAGCAAAGAGATCAAGCACGCAAAATCGCCAGAACTCATAAGTTATTATTGGAGAGTCGAGGTGCCAAATCCGATCATGTTAAAGTATTGGAAGCTAAGTTATCATCTGCAATGGAGCAGTTACAAATTTACCAGAGAGAACGAGATGATTTGCGAACAAAGCTCGAACGTACTTGCAATTCAATTGAAGATCATTCAACAAAACAGGAAGAAGGGAGTTCTAATGTGCATATGCAGCAATTCTTCTCAGAGTTCTCTGTTGCCGAAATCCATGATGCAACTGAGGACTTTGACCCTTCGTTCAAGATTGCAGAAGGAGCATATGGGAGCGTTTATAGATGTACCCTTCGTCACACTGAAGTGGCTATAAAAGTGCTCCATCAAAATAGCTTACAAGGGCCCTTGGAATTTCAGGAGGAG GTAGATATTTTGAGTAAGTTGAGGCATCCAAATCTGGTAACACTAATTGGAGTCTGCCCCGAAATATGGGCTCTCATCAATGAATATCTTCCGAATGGTAGCCTTGAAGATCGTTTGGGCCCCAGGGATAGTACTCCCCCATTGTCATGGCAAACTCGAATTCATATTGCTACTGAGATATGTTCTACCCTTATCTTCCTACATTCCTCTAAGCCTCAAAGGATAGTTCATGGCAACTTAAAACCAGGGAATATACTCCTTGATACCAACTTCGGCTGCAAACTTAGCGACTTCGGAGTCTGCCATGTGCTTTCTTCTCTCGAGAATTCAAACAATATGACTGATATAGGCCGCAAATTTCCTTATCTGGATCCTCAGTTTTTTAACACAAGAACATTGACTCCTAGTTCCGatatatactcatttggcatTATATTACTACAGTTGATTACTGGGAGACCGCCCTTGAGTATAATAGAGGACGTCCAACATGCAGTAAATGGAAAGCGTCTTAATGATTTATTGGATCCGTCAGCTGGAGACTGGTCATATGTAGAAGCTGAGCAATTGACTCGCTGGGCTTTGAGATGCTGTGATACTAATCGAAGCCGTCGACCAGACCTTGCTTCAGAGGTGTATAAGGTGCTTGAACCGATTAGAAATACTATTGGACCCTTATCAACATTCCATGCAGGGTCTGGAGAGCTTCGTCAGCCTCCTGATTCTTTCTTTTGTCCCATTTCAAAG GAAATCATGACGGACCCACATGTGGCAGCCGATGGATTCACCTATGAGTTACGACAGATACGGAGATGGCTGGATGGTGGGCACAATACCTCTCCTTGCACGAATATTCCACTTGCTCATCGCAATCTCATCCCTAACCACGCACTTCGTTCCGCAATCTTAGAGTGGTAG
- the LOC108473576 gene encoding U-box domain-containing protein 33-like isoform X2 — protein MDQMTDTAETIYVAVGKAVEESKHTLLWALQNLCPTKVCILHVHQPASLFNSSRMNFTASRLHQQEIGKKILYRIMNDYLLICGQKSVEAAKLNIEMDDAGKGIVELIRDQSIKKLVMGAAADKHFSEGMTDLKSEKAQYVELHAPPSCKIWFICGGQLVHRRPLVENGQSNLSSSASSSSYWTGSNKVASSSDPSVSGTLGESPDWLEFNEGSGDDKVFENLEQALFTAEKSNQEAFEKLDRLLKAEKDALNAVVSQANEMKSSYIGELRRRKEIEAMHRKQNEELEQVTQQRDQARKIARTHKLLLESRGAKSDHVKVLEAKLSSAMEQLQIYQRERDDLRTKLERTCNSIEDHSTKQEEGSSNVHMQQFFSEFSVAEIHDATEDFDPSFKIAEGAYGSVYRCTLRHTEVAIKVLHQNSLQGPLEFQEELITGRPPLSIIEDVQHAVNGKRLNDLLDPSAGDWSYVEAEQLTRWALRCCDTNRSRRPDLASEVYKVLEPIRNTIGPLSTFHAGSGELRQPPDSFFCPISKEIMTDPHVAADGFTYELRQIRRWLDGGHNTSPCTNIPLAHRNLIPNHALRSAILEW, from the exons ATGGATCAAATGACTGATACTGCTGAAACCATATATGTTGCAGTTGGAAAAGCCGTAGAAGAAAGCAAGCACACTCTGTTATGGGCATTGCAGAATCTTTGTCCCACAAAAGTTTGCATTCTTCATGTTCATCAGCCTGCTAGTTTATTCAACTCGA GTCGTATGAATTTTACGGCAAGCAGGCTTCACCAACAGGAAATTGGAAAGAAGATTCTATATAGGATCATGAACGATTACCTTCTAATTTGTGGTcaaaaaagt GTAGAAGCGGCAAAACTAAATATAGAGATGGATGATGCTGGAAAGGGGATTGTTGAGCTAATTCGTGATCAAAGTATCAAGAAACTTGTCATGGGAGCAGCAGCTGACAAACATTTTTCAGA GGGCATGACTGATCTCAAATCTGAAAAAGCTCAATATGTGGAGCTACATGCGCCACCTTCCTGCAAAATTTGGTTCATTTGTGGGGGGCAACTCGTCCATCGAAG GCCACTTGTTGAAAATGGACAATCAAACCTGAGCAGCTCTGCTTCAAGTTCTAGTTATTGGACAGGCTCTAACAAAGTGGCTAGCAGTTCTGACCCATCTGTGTCTGGGACACTAGGGGAGAGTCCAGACTGGCTTGAGTTCAAT GAGGGAAGCGGTGATGATAAAGTCTTTGAAAATCTAGAACAGGCCCTATTCACCGCTGAAAAATCAAATCAAGAAGCATTTGAGAAGTTGGACCGGCTTCTGAAAGCTGAAAAAGATGCTCTCAATGCTGTAGTAAGCCAG GCAAATGAAATGAAAAGTTCATACATTGGAGAGTTAAGACGCAGGAAGGAAATTGAAGCAATGCATAGAAAACAGAACGAGGAGCTTGAACAAGTCACGCAGCAAAGAGATCAAGCACGCAAAATCGCCAGAACTCATAAGTTATTATTGGAGAGTCGAGGTGCCAAATCCGATCATGTTAAAGTATTGGAAGCTAAGTTATCATCTGCAATGGAGCAGTTACAAATTTACCAGAGAGAACGAGATGATTTGCGAACAAAGCTCGAACGTACTTGCAATTCAATTGAAGATCATTCAACAAAACAGGAAGAAGGGAGTTCTAATGTGCATATGCAGCAATTCTTCTCAGAGTTCTCTGTTGCCGAAATCCATGATGCAACTGAGGACTTTGACCCTTCGTTCAAGATTGCAGAAGGAGCATATGGGAGCGTTTATAGATGTACCCTTCGTCACACTGAAGTGGCTATAAAAGTGCTCCATCAAAATAGCTTACAAGGGCCCTTGGAATTTCAGGAGGAG TTGATTACTGGGAGACCGCCCTTGAGTATAATAGAGGACGTCCAACATGCAGTAAATGGAAAGCGTCTTAATGATTTATTGGATCCGTCAGCTGGAGACTGGTCATATGTAGAAGCTGAGCAATTGACTCGCTGGGCTTTGAGATGCTGTGATACTAATCGAAGCCGTCGACCAGACCTTGCTTCAGAGGTGTATAAGGTGCTTGAACCGATTAGAAATACTATTGGACCCTTATCAACATTCCATGCAGGGTCTGGAGAGCTTCGTCAGCCTCCTGATTCTTTCTTTTGTCCCATTTCAAAG GAAATCATGACGGACCCACATGTGGCAGCCGATGGATTCACCTATGAGTTACGACAGATACGGAGATGGCTGGATGGTGGGCACAATACCTCTCCTTGCACGAATATTCCACTTGCTCATCGCAATCTCATCCCTAACCACGCACTTCGTTCCGCAATCTTAGAGTGGTAG